The proteins below come from a single Streptomyces sp. M92 genomic window:
- a CDS encoding NADP-dependent oxidoreductase: MTDSPSLPSVNREWHLASRPVGWPKPEDFSLVETELPTPGEGQVLVRNLYVSVDPYMRGRMSAAKSYVAPYELGKPMQGGAVGEVVASNADGIAVGDHVLHFFGWREYAAVDAKNAVKVDPEAAPLSTYLGVLGMTGLTAYAGLLRTASFKEGDSVFVSGAAGAVGSQVGQIAKLKGASRVIGSAGSDEKVKLLLDEYGFDAAFNYKDGPVSEQLRAAAPDGVDVYFDNVGGDHLEAAIGSLNRDGRIAICGAISVYNNTEPAPGPKNLARLIQTRGRIEGFLVGDHYDLQPQFVQEVGPWVRSGELKYRETVVEGIENNLEAFLGVLRGDNTGKMIVKL, translated from the coding sequence ATGACCGACTCCCCCTCCCTCCCCTCCGTCAACCGCGAATGGCACCTGGCCAGCCGCCCGGTCGGCTGGCCCAAGCCCGAGGACTTCTCCCTCGTCGAGACGGAGCTCCCCACTCCGGGCGAGGGCCAGGTGCTCGTGCGCAACCTGTACGTCTCCGTCGACCCCTACATGCGCGGCCGCATGAGCGCCGCCAAGTCCTACGTCGCCCCCTACGAGCTGGGCAAGCCCATGCAGGGCGGCGCCGTCGGCGAGGTCGTCGCCTCCAACGCCGACGGCATCGCCGTCGGCGACCACGTCCTGCACTTCTTCGGCTGGCGCGAGTACGCCGCCGTGGACGCGAAGAACGCGGTGAAGGTCGACCCGGAGGCGGCGCCGCTGTCGACGTACCTGGGCGTGCTCGGCATGACCGGCCTGACCGCCTACGCCGGACTGCTGCGCACCGCGTCCTTCAAGGAGGGCGACTCGGTGTTCGTCTCCGGTGCCGCGGGTGCCGTCGGCAGCCAGGTCGGCCAGATCGCCAAGCTCAAGGGCGCCTCCCGCGTCATCGGTTCGGCGGGCTCGGACGAGAAGGTCAAGCTGCTCCTCGACGAGTACGGCTTCGACGCCGCCTTCAACTACAAGGACGGCCCGGTGAGCGAGCAGCTGCGCGCCGCCGCCCCGGACGGCGTCGACGTCTACTTCGACAACGTGGGCGGCGACCACCTGGAGGCCGCCATCGGGTCGCTCAACCGGGACGGCCGCATCGCCATCTGCGGTGCGATCTCCGTCTACAACAACACCGAGCCCGCCCCCGGCCCGAAGAACCTCGCCCGGCTGATCCAGACCCGCGGCCGTATCGAGGGCTTCCTCGTCGGCGACCACTACGACCTCCAGCCGCAGTTCGTCCAGGAGGTCGGCCCCTGGGTCCGCTCCGGCGAGCTGAAGTACCGCGAGACGGTCGTCGAGGGCATCGAGAACAACCTGGAGGCGTTCCTCGGAGTCCTGCGCGGCGACAACACCGGCAAGATGATCGTCAAGCTCTGA
- a CDS encoding MarR family winged helix-turn-helix transcriptional regulator, whose product MATPRDTTRRPDALTLEVVELIGEVVARFHADYEEAAAERALTGAQAKLLSLLSLEPLPMRKLARKLKCEPSNVTGIVDRLEARGLVERRPDPSDRRVKVAAATDEGRRVARGLRESLHFAREPLAGLSEGERVALRDALRRMLGEDSAES is encoded by the coding sequence ATGGCCACACCACGCGACACGACCCGTCGACCCGACGCACTCACTCTCGAAGTCGTCGAGCTGATCGGCGAGGTCGTGGCCCGCTTCCACGCCGACTACGAGGAGGCGGCCGCGGAACGCGCCCTGACCGGCGCGCAGGCCAAGCTGCTCAGCCTGCTGTCGCTGGAACCGCTGCCGATGCGGAAGCTGGCGCGGAAACTGAAGTGCGAGCCGTCGAACGTCACCGGGATCGTGGACCGGCTGGAGGCACGGGGACTGGTCGAACGGCGGCCCGATCCCTCCGACCGGCGGGTGAAGGTGGCGGCGGCGACGGACGAGGGGCGCCGGGTCGCGCGGGGGCTGCGGGAGTCGCTGCACTTCGCGCGGGAGCCGCTCGCCGGGTTGTCGGAGGGGGAGCGGGTGGCGCTGCGGGACGCGTTGCGGAGGATGCTCGGGGAGGACTCGGCGGAGAGCTGA
- a CDS encoding GntR family transcriptional regulator produces MVWISPGAEAEARGRRGTQRILRADEVAAPAEVAELLGVAEGDPVVVRRRLILLDEMPNELTDTYYPLAIAQGTALARTAKIRGGAVTLLAELGHIGVLVREDVTATMPDEEERRTLNTAPDEPVLRLTRVTLDRENRPIQVDRMVMPALRQRLRYEIEIG; encoded by the coding sequence TTGGTATGGATCAGCCCGGGCGCGGAGGCCGAGGCGCGGGGCCGTCGGGGGACCCAGCGCATCCTGCGCGCCGACGAGGTGGCCGCGCCCGCCGAGGTGGCGGAACTACTCGGCGTCGCCGAAGGGGATCCGGTCGTCGTGCGTCGGCGCCTGATCCTCCTCGACGAGATGCCGAACGAGCTGACCGACACGTACTACCCGCTGGCCATAGCCCAGGGCACCGCCCTGGCGCGCACCGCCAAGATCCGTGGCGGTGCCGTCACGCTGCTCGCCGAACTCGGTCACATCGGCGTCCTGGTGCGCGAGGACGTGACGGCCACGATGCCGGACGAGGAAGAGCGCCGGACCCTGAACACGGCCCCCGATGAGCCGGTGCTGCGGCTTACCCGAGTGACGCTCGACCGTGAGAACCGCCCGATCCAGGTGGACCGTATGGTGATGCCTGCCCTGCGGCAGAGACTGCGCTACGAGATCGAGATCGGATGA
- a CDS encoding SCO2400 family protein → MDYCHPCRRHLNGALACPGCGVPAGQPGASDADLTMSGAAGPPWSTEEVSAPEEGADGDPGDTAPGARAGRRDRKAAAHRRRRRRTLFVTAGFVLAAGGLSLAELGLDAPGAPPTPAAAGGESTDGEAAREVGEASALPADATSAPAPAPGTASPDASTSASAPASASASQSPSAENRETAEEEGDPSRPPPESAPGSPGTPDRPTTSPADPPPTTTPTPTASPDPTPTETCDRFLWWCT, encoded by the coding sequence ACGGCGCCCTCGCCTGCCCGGGGTGCGGCGTCCCTGCCGGCCAACCCGGCGCCTCTGACGCGGACCTGACGATGAGTGGGGCGGCGGGCCCGCCGTGGTCCACCGAAGAAGTGAGCGCGCCCGAGGAGGGTGCCGACGGGGACCCCGGCGACACCGCGCCCGGCGCCCGGGCCGGCCGCCGCGACCGCAAGGCCGCCGCACACCGCAGGCGCCGCCGCCGGACCCTGTTCGTCACCGCCGGTTTCGTCCTGGCCGCCGGCGGACTGAGCCTCGCGGAACTCGGCCTCGACGCCCCGGGCGCCCCGCCGACACCGGCGGCGGCCGGCGGCGAGTCCACGGACGGCGAGGCGGCACGGGAGGTGGGGGAGGCGTCCGCCCTACCGGCCGACGCGACCTCGGCCCCGGCCCCGGCCCCGGGCACCGCCTCCCCGGACGCCTCCACGTCGGCCTCGGCGCCGGCGTCCGCGTCAGCCTCGCAGTCCCCGTCGGCGGAGAACCGGGAAACGGCCGAGGAGGAGGGTGACCCCTCCCGGCCCCCGCCGGAGTCGGCACCGGGCTCACCCGGCACCCCGGACCGCCCGACGACATCCCCGGCCGACCCGCCCCCGACCACCACCCCCACCCCTACGGCGTCACCGGACCCCACCCCCACGGAGACGTGCGACCGCTTCCTGTGGTGGTGCACGTAG